Genomic DNA from Peribacillus sp. FSL H8-0477:
CCAAAAGACAAGGACAACACAAGTGGTTTACATTTTTCTTCTAGAGAAGAAGCGATTCAATATGGAACAAGCAGGCTTTCAGCTGAGGAGCTAGCGATTTATAAAAAAGCTTCTGCAAAAGGAATGACTGCCGAACAAGAAGCGTTAGCATTCCAAGTTGCTTCATCCCGGTTTTCTTCTGAAGAAATACAAGCTTTAAAAGAAGCGCTCAATAAGTAATACTTTACTCCGCCCTTGTTGGCGGTTTTATTATATCTATCATAAGATTTTGCCTTTTAAGCTTATGATTGTTTAACGCAAGGGTTTGATAGATTAGGATAAAATGATCAAGCTGCCTGCTTAATTCAATTGTTTCTACGCAATTACACCCATTTTTATTAGCCTTTT
This window encodes:
- a CDS encoding Spo0E family sporulation regulatory protein-aspartic acid phosphatase; amino-acid sequence: MGKSGEKMLFLTQLIERTRIEMIKKANKNGCNCVETIELSRQLDHFILIYQTLALNNHKLKRQNLMIDIIKPPTRAE